In Glycine max cultivar Williams 82 chromosome 7, Glycine_max_v4.0, whole genome shotgun sequence, a single window of DNA contains:
- the LOC100779986 gene encoding cytochrome P450 86A8: protein METCTALLFLTAITAYLIWFTFISRSLKGPRVWALLGSLPGLIDNCDRMHDWICDNLRACGGTYQTCICAIPFLAKKQGLVTVTCDPRNLEHILKTRFDNYPKGPTWHAVFHDLLGDGIFNTDGDTWLFQRKTAALEFTTRTLRQAMARWVSRAINRLCLILKKAKDQAEPVDLQDLMLRLTFDNICGLAFGRDPQTCVLGLSDNRFATAFDRATEATLQRFILPEVLWKVKKWLRLGLEVSLSRSLVHVEDHLSNVIEKRKVELLSQQKDGTLHDDLLTRFMKKKESYTDKFLQHVALNFILAGRDTSSVALSWFFWLVIQNPKVEEKILREICTILMETRGDDMAKWLDEPLDFEEVDRLVYLKAALSETLRLYPSVPEDSKHVVADDVLPDGTFVPAGSSVTYSIYSAGRLKSTWGEDCMEFRPERWLSLDGTKFIMHDSFKFVAFNAGPRICLGKDLAYLQMKSIAAAVLLRHRLVLVPGHQVEQKMSLTLFMKNGLKVNVHERDLRGVITSIKKEREEDVDLRSNES, encoded by the coding sequence ATGGAAACTTGCACGGCTCTGTTGTTTTTAACGGCCATCACAGCATACTTGATATGGTTCACGTTCATCTCACGGTCGCTGAAGGGTCCACGTGTCTGGGCCTTATTGGGCAGTCTCCCGGGCCTCATTGACAACTGTGACCGCATGCATGACTGGATCTGCGACAACCTACGCGCGTGTGGCGGCACGTACCAGACATGCATCTGTGCAATCCCCTTCCTCGCCAAGAAGCAGGGTCTCGTGACTGTCACGTGCGACCCGAGGAACTTAGAGCACATACTCAAGACACGCTTCGACAATTACCCTAAAGGGCCCACGTGGCATGCTGTCTTTCATGATCTGTTGGGTGATGGGATCTTTAACACCGACGGTGACACGTGGCTGTTCCAGCGCAAGACAGCTGCGCTGGAATTCACTACCCGAACGCTGCGCCAAGCCATGGCTCGGTGGGTGAGCCGAGCTATCAACCGGCTCTGCTTGATTCTTAAGAAAGCTAAAGATCAAGCAGAGCCGGTTGATCTTCAAGATTTGATGCTTCGGCTCACTTTTGATAACATTTGTGGTCTCGCTTTTGGGCGAGACCCACAAACTTGTGTGTTGGGTCTGTCAGATAACCGATTTGCCACGGCTTTTGACCGAGCCACCGAAGCCACGTTACAACGGTTCATTTTGCCTGAGGTGTTGTGGAAGGTTAAGAAATGGCTTCGGCTTGGACTGGAAGTGAGCTTGAGCCGAAGCCTTGTCCATGTGGAGGACCATTTGTCAAATGTTATTGAGAAACGCAAGGTGGAGTTGTTGAGTCAACAAAAAGATGGTACTCTTCATGATGACTTGTTGACTAGGTTTATGAAGAAAAAGGAATCCTACACGGACAAGTTTCTCCAACATGTGGCGTTGAATTTTATCCTAGCTGGACGTGACACTTCATCGGTGGCATTGAGTTGGTTTTTTTGGTTGGTGATTCAGAATCCTAAGGTGGAAGAGAAAATTCTACGTGAAATTTGTACAATCCTAATGGAGACACGTGGTGATGATATGGCAAAGTGGTTGGATGAACCATTGGACTTTGAGGAAGTTGACCGTTTGGTTTATCTCAAGGCTGCATTGTCGGAGACACTAAGGTTGTACCCTTCAGTGCCGGAGGATTCAAAGCATGTGGTGGCCGACGACGTGCTGCCGGACGGAACATTCGTGCCGGCGGGTTCATCGGTGACATATTCGATATATTCGGCGGGGAGGTTGAAGTCCACGTGGGGTGAGGATTGCATGGAGTTTCGCCCTGAGAGGTGGTTGTCATTGGATGGAACAAAGTTCATCATGCATGATTCTTTCAAGTTTGTGGCATTCAATGCTGGTCCAAGGATATGTTTGGGGAAGGATTTGGCTTACCTGCAGATGAAGTCAATTGCTGCTGCGGTGCTGCTCCGGCACCGCCTTGTGCTGGTGCCCGGCCACCAGGTAGAGCAAAAGATGTCACTCACTCTGTTCATGAAAAATGGGCTCAAGGTCAATGTGCATGAGAGGGATTTGAGAGGGGTTATCACAAGtattaaaaaggaaagggaGGAAGATGTTGATTTGAGAAGTAACGAAAGTTAG